In a genomic window of Nocardia fluminea:
- a CDS encoding cytochrome ubiquinol oxidase subunit I, translating into MSTVDVSRWQFGITTVYHFLFVPLTIGLAPLVAGMQTAWVITGKEHWYRLTKFFGKLFLINFAIGVATGIVQEFQFGMNWSEYSRFVGDVFGAPLAFEALVAFFLESTFVGLWIFGWSRLPKLVHLATIWIVAIGVNASAYFIVAANSFMQHPVGATYNPETGRAELDSIWALLTNNTTLAAFPHVVAGAFLTAATFVVGIAGWFMVRNARSEEPTKLDEARTMWRPVARASMWVVAASIAVVALTGDTQGKIMFDQQPMKMASAESLCHTETDPDFSILTVGTHNNCDSVTHLIEVPYVLSFLAEDKFTGVTLQGVEDLQQSYVEDYGPGNYRPNLFVTYWGFRGMIGLLAGPVLLLLAGLWMTRAGRVPDKRWFSWLCLIAIPTPFLANSAGWVFTEMGRQPWVVVPNLTGDKTIRMTVEQGVSDHAPGTVLFSLAVFTLLYGALAVVWYYLMHRYTVAGPESGPAPSDDDGPEDDGGGGRHRAEPVEPLSFAY; encoded by the coding sequence ATGAGCACAGTGGATGTCTCCCGATGGCAGTTCGGCATCACCACGGTCTACCACTTCCTCTTCGTCCCGCTCACCATCGGACTGGCACCCCTCGTCGCGGGAATGCAGACGGCATGGGTGATCACCGGAAAAGAACACTGGTATCGGCTCACCAAGTTCTTCGGGAAATTGTTCCTGATCAACTTCGCCATCGGCGTCGCCACCGGCATCGTGCAGGAGTTCCAATTCGGGATGAACTGGAGCGAGTACTCCCGGTTCGTCGGTGATGTCTTCGGTGCGCCACTGGCATTCGAGGCGCTGGTCGCCTTCTTCCTGGAGTCGACATTCGTCGGATTGTGGATCTTCGGCTGGAGTCGTTTGCCCAAACTCGTTCACCTCGCCACGATCTGGATCGTCGCGATCGGGGTCAACGCGTCGGCGTATTTCATCGTCGCCGCCAACTCGTTCATGCAGCACCCGGTCGGTGCGACATACAATCCCGAAACCGGACGCGCCGAACTGGACAGCATTTGGGCGCTACTCACCAACAACACCACGCTCGCGGCGTTTCCCCATGTTGTCGCCGGCGCGTTCTTGACCGCGGCGACCTTCGTCGTCGGCATCGCCGGGTGGTTCATGGTGCGCAACGCGCGGAGTGAAGAACCCACGAAACTCGACGAAGCCAGGACGATGTGGCGCCCGGTGGCGCGGGCGAGTATGTGGGTCGTGGCCGCGTCGATCGCCGTGGTGGCTCTGACGGGCGATACCCAGGGCAAGATCATGTTCGATCAGCAACCGATGAAGATGGCGTCGGCGGAATCGCTGTGCCATACCGAGACCGATCCGGACTTCTCGATCCTCACCGTCGGCACGCACAACAACTGCGACAGTGTCACCCACCTGATCGAGGTCCCCTACGTGCTGTCCTTCCTGGCCGAGGACAAGTTCACCGGTGTCACCCTGCAGGGCGTGGAGGATCTACAGCAGTCCTACGTCGAGGATTACGGGCCCGGCAATTACCGGCCCAACCTCTTCGTCACCTATTGGGGTTTTCGCGGCATGATCGGTCTGCTGGCCGGACCCGTCCTCCTGCTGCTCGCCGGTCTCTGGATGACCCGCGCCGGCCGCGTTCCCGACAAGCGCTGGTTCTCCTGGCTGTGCCTGATCGCCATCCCGACGCCGTTCCTGGCCAACAGCGCGGGCTGGGTCTTCACCGAGATGGGACGTCAGCCGTGGGTGGTGGTGCCGAATCTGACCGGCGACAAGACCATTCGCATGACGGTGGAGCAGGGCGTGTCGGATCATGCACCAGGGACGGTCCTGTTCTCTCTCGCTGTCTTCACGTTGCTCTACGGCGCGCTGGCGGTGGTCTGGTACTACCTGATGCACCGCTACACCGTGGCCGGTCCCGAATCCGGGCCCGCGCCCTCCGATGACGACGGTCCCGAGGACGACGGCGGTGGCGGCAGGCACCGCGCCGAACCCGTCGAGCCGCTGTCCTTCGCGTACTAG
- a CDS encoding DUF488 domain-containing protein, with protein sequence MLTVYTIGHYTRTADEFVGLLDDYGVTQFVDIRTVPRSRHHPQFGRETFPENLRAKDIRYTSSLRWQELRR encoded by the coding sequence GTGCTGACTGTGTACACGATCGGCCATTACACACGGACCGCGGACGAATTCGTCGGCTTGCTCGACGATTACGGCGTCACCCAGTTCGTCGATATCAGGACCGTTCCGCGTTCGCGTCACCATCCCCAGTTCGGTCGCGAGACATTCCCGGAAAACCTGCGGGCGAAAGACATTCGCTATACCAGTTCACTGCGATGGCAGGAGTTGCGACGATGA
- a CDS encoding uracil-DNA glycosylase: MTGVDPEAAPRAAADTPDIAALDHLVATCRACPRLVAWREEVAVVKRAAFRDEQYWGRPVPGFGPADARMLVVGLAPAAHGGNRTGRMFTGDPSGNVLFGALHAVGLATGARPVSRDDGIELLSTRLTAPVHCAPPENKPTPEERQRCAPFLSRELELLRPTLRVIVVLGAFGWQALFTVLLTGGWNVPRPRPRFAHGAHVVITHPDGRSVTVLGSYHVSQRNTATGRVTAAMVEDVLSRAKAIAES, encoded by the coding sequence ATGACCGGCGTGGATCCGGAAGCAGCCCCGCGAGCGGCAGCCGACACCCCCGATATCGCCGCACTCGACCACTTGGTGGCCACCTGTCGCGCCTGCCCCAGGCTCGTCGCCTGGCGCGAAGAAGTCGCCGTCGTCAAACGCGCGGCCTTTCGCGACGAACAGTATTGGGGCCGACCGGTCCCCGGTTTCGGGCCCGCCGACGCGCGAATGCTCGTCGTCGGCCTGGCACCCGCCGCCCACGGCGGCAACCGGACCGGTCGCATGTTCACCGGCGACCCGAGCGGCAACGTCCTGTTCGGCGCGCTGCACGCGGTCGGCCTGGCTACCGGCGCGCGACCGGTGAGCCGTGACGACGGCATCGAACTGCTCTCCACCCGGCTCACCGCACCGGTGCATTGCGCCCCACCGGAGAACAAGCCGACCCCCGAGGAGCGGCAGCGGTGCGCACCGTTTCTCAGCCGGGAATTGGAACTACTCCGCCCGACGCTTCGGGTGATCGTCGTGCTCGGCGCCTTCGGCTGGCAGGCCCTGTTCACGGTCCTGCTGACCGGGGGCTGGAATGTGCCGCGCCCACGTCCCCGTTTCGCCCACGGCGCACACGTCGTCATCACCCATCCCGACGGCCGATCGGTGACCGTGCTCGGCAGTTATCACGTGAGTCAGCGCAATACCGCCACCGGTCGGGTAACTGCGGCGATGGTCGAGGACGTCCTGTCCCGCGCGAAGGCGATCGCCGAGTCCTGA
- a CDS encoding carboxylesterase/lipase family protein — protein MLSTEIVSADGVVRGRAGRRIARWRALPYAAPPIGALRLRAPQPVRPWTGVRSATEFGFAAVQNPNGARTGPRTWQPTGEDCLTLNVTAPAHPSSTPRPVMVFFHGGGYLIGTSSMYSGARLAARGDVIVVSVNYRLGALGYVDFSEFSTPERPFESNLGLRDQVAALEWVRRNIAAFGGDPGNVTIFGESAGAHAVVSLLATPAAEGLFHRAIAQSAPADWTSTPAEARRFARRCLDRLGATPADAATVLSTVSAKELCRAGDRALGRALREEPGSFPYAPVADGDFLPEIPLEAIAAGRAHPVPLIIGTNRDEATLFQRFAKSVPHTPAQLKTIFERYEPGTEQAVTSRYPGYPAARTAVRIGGDHLFLRPTLAVLEGHSRYAPTYAYRYDYAPRALHLAGFGATHALDLVPVFGWVDGPVGRAMTAAGGRRAFLAVQDHIQDNWLSFARTGRPLSPWTPYTAERRTTAIIDHPPRVLVDPESARREAWQGIRKCEA, from the coding sequence ATGTTGTCCACCGAGATCGTGAGCGCCGACGGAGTCGTGCGCGGTCGTGCGGGTCGTCGAATCGCCCGCTGGCGTGCCCTGCCCTACGCGGCCCCACCCATCGGAGCGTTGCGGTTGCGTGCTCCCCAGCCCGTTCGACCGTGGACGGGGGTGCGATCGGCGACCGAGTTCGGCTTCGCCGCCGTGCAGAACCCCAACGGTGCCCGCACAGGCCCGCGCACCTGGCAACCCACCGGGGAGGATTGCCTGACGCTCAATGTGACCGCTCCGGCGCACCCCTCGTCCACACCGCGCCCGGTCATGGTGTTCTTCCACGGCGGTGGATACCTGATCGGCACGTCGAGCATGTATTCCGGCGCGCGGTTGGCCGCACGGGGCGACGTGATCGTGGTGTCGGTGAACTATCGCCTCGGTGCGCTCGGATACGTCGACTTCAGCGAATTCTCCACCCCGGAGCGACCTTTCGAATCGAACCTCGGCCTGCGCGACCAGGTCGCGGCGCTGGAATGGGTGCGCCGCAATATCGCCGCGTTCGGCGGCGACCCCGGCAACGTCACCATCTTCGGCGAATCGGCCGGCGCCCACGCGGTGGTCAGCCTGCTGGCAACGCCCGCGGCCGAGGGACTGTTCCATCGCGCGATCGCCCAGAGCGCCCCAGCGGACTGGACCTCGACACCGGCGGAAGCCCGCCGCTTCGCCCGCCGCTGCCTGGACCGCCTCGGCGCCACCCCCGCCGATGCCGCGACCGTCCTGAGCACAGTGTCGGCGAAGGAGTTGTGCCGCGCGGGCGACCGCGCGCTCGGCCGGGCTCTGCGCGAGGAGCCGGGCAGCTTCCCTTACGCCCCGGTCGCCGACGGCGACTTCCTGCCCGAAATCCCGTTGGAGGCGATCGCGGCGGGCCGCGCGCACCCGGTGCCGTTGATCATCGGGACCAACCGCGACGAGGCGACACTGTTCCAGCGCTTCGCCAAGTCGGTGCCGCATACCCCCGCACAGCTGAAAACCATCTTCGAACGTTATGAACCGGGCACCGAGCAGGCGGTGACCAGCAGGTACCCGGGCTATCCGGCCGCACGAACCGCGGTCCGCATCGGCGGCGACCACCTGTTCCTGCGCCCGACGCTGGCCGTCCTCGAAGGCCACAGCCGGTACGCCCCCACCTACGCGTACCGGTACGACTACGCTCCGCGCGCGCTGCACCTGGCCGGTTTCGGCGCCACGCACGCGCTCGACCTCGTCCCGGTGTTCGGCTGGGTCGACGGACCGGTCGGCCGCGCGATGACGGCGGCAGGCGGCAGGCGGGCGTTCCTCGCGGTCCAGGACCACATCCAGGACAACTGGCTCAGCTTCGCCCGCACCGGCCGACCGCTGTCGCCGTGGACGCCCTACACCGCCGAACGCCGGACCACGGCGATCATCGACCATCCGCCGCGCGTGCTGGTCGACCCCGAGTCCGCGCGACGCGAAGCGTGGCAAGGCATCCGGAAGTGTGAAGCATGA
- the car gene encoding carboxylic acid reductase, producing the protein MTAELAAGQLADRIRTLYAEDEQIRAARPDEDVHAVVTTPGLATARIVETVMTAYADRPALGTRRTELVETGGRTTRKLLPEFELQTYGQVWARTRALAAAWHRAGVFAGDFIAVLGFTSADYTVLDLATIHLGGVAVPLQAGAGLEQLRSILDETEPTVFAVDTAHLDIAVDAILAGATPRSLIVFDHHADDDDHRDALDSARARLRAGGSALVPSTLDETIEQGRLAEPAPLSVPADGEDPLALLIYTSGSTGTPKGAMYTQRLVAVGWQPARPLAAINVNFLPMSHIAARLTLNSALARGGTAFFAAAPDLSTLFTDIGLVRPTEIFLVPRVCDMIMQRFRREVAERGEAATDAVKTELREQFLGGRLMSALCGSAPIAPELRTFVESVLRLRLHDGYGSTETGGGVIFDTKVMRPPVLDYKLVDVPELGYFGTDKPYPRGELLLKTTTMIAGYYRRPDVTAEVFDADGFCRTGDVVAELAPDRLAYVDRRNNVLKLSQGEFVTVSRLEAIFAGADLVRQIYVYGSSERSYLLAVVVPTEAALAGPAGEVRAALRSSLHRAAVSAELEPYEIPRDFLVETEPFSTADGTLSGVGKLLRPKLKQRYGERLEQLYTDLARGQEDELERLRRDAPGLPVYETVARAAGAVLGGDPADLRPDARFGDLGGDSLAALSYSTLLRELLAVDVPVNVLLGPDSDLARIADYVRREREPGTHRTDPDTVHGAGATEVRAADLTLEKFLDVTTVSLVPATAPARTVLITGANGYLGRFLLLTWLERLAPCGGKVICVVRGGDPDAARARLDAAFGSDSELETHFQLLAKDTLEVLPGDIGEPNLGLPRPTWDRLAAEVDLIVHSAALVNHMLPYAQLFGPNVVGTAEIIRLALTTTRKPISYLSTVAVAAQGESFAENGDVRAMSPVRRLDGSYANGYGNSKWAGEVLLREAAERFGLPVAVFRSDMILAHTHFRGQLNVPDVFTRLLLSVLVTGLAPKSFYRTDSGGQRQRAHYDGLPADFVATAVTALGADATSGYRTYDVLNPHDDGISLDVFVDWLIEAGHHIDRIDSYDDWFARFETALRALPEPQRKHSLLPLLDAYRRPGRPLAGSALPADGFRAAVRAAQIGPDHDIPHLPADLIAKYVRDLTGLGLLE; encoded by the coding sequence ATGACCGCAGAGCTCGCCGCGGGGCAGCTGGCCGATCGCATCAGGACGCTCTACGCCGAGGACGAGCAGATCCGTGCGGCGCGTCCCGACGAAGACGTGCACGCCGTGGTGACCACTCCCGGACTCGCCACGGCACGCATCGTCGAGACCGTGATGACCGCCTATGCCGACCGCCCGGCGCTCGGCACGCGACGTACCGAACTGGTCGAGACCGGCGGAAGGACGACTCGAAAGCTGCTGCCGGAGTTCGAGTTACAGACCTATGGGCAGGTGTGGGCACGCACTCGCGCGCTGGCCGCGGCCTGGCACCGTGCCGGTGTCTTCGCGGGGGATTTCATCGCCGTGCTCGGGTTCACCAGCGCCGACTACACCGTGCTCGATCTCGCCACGATCCACCTCGGCGGGGTCGCGGTGCCGCTACAGGCGGGCGCGGGCCTCGAACAGCTGCGTTCGATTCTCGACGAGACCGAACCGACGGTATTCGCCGTCGACACCGCGCACCTGGACATCGCCGTCGACGCGATACTCGCCGGCGCCACACCACGCTCGCTGATCGTCTTCGACCACCACGCCGACGACGACGATCACCGCGACGCCCTCGACTCGGCGCGCGCCCGGCTGCGCGCCGGGGGATCGGCCCTGGTGCCCAGCACGCTCGACGAAACCATCGAACAGGGCCGCCTCGCCGAACCGGCTCCACTGAGCGTGCCCGCCGACGGCGAAGATCCCCTCGCCCTGCTGATCTACACCTCCGGTAGTACCGGTACGCCCAAGGGTGCGATGTACACCCAGCGCCTGGTCGCGGTCGGCTGGCAGCCCGCCCGCCCGCTGGCCGCGATCAATGTCAACTTCCTGCCGATGAGCCATATCGCTGCGCGGCTCACCCTCAACAGCGCCCTCGCCCGCGGCGGCACCGCGTTCTTCGCGGCGGCGCCGGACCTGTCCACGTTGTTCACCGACATCGGGCTCGTGCGGCCTACGGAGATCTTCCTGGTGCCCCGGGTGTGCGACATGATCATGCAGCGCTTCCGCCGGGAAGTCGCCGAACGTGGCGAGGCCGCGACGGACGCGGTGAAAACCGAACTGCGTGAACAGTTCCTGGGCGGCAGGCTGATGTCGGCGCTGTGCGGCAGCGCGCCGATCGCGCCCGAGTTGCGTACCTTCGTCGAATCGGTGCTGCGGCTGCGCCTGCACGACGGGTACGGCTCCACCGAGACCGGTGGCGGGGTGATCTTCGATACGAAGGTGATGCGGCCGCCGGTACTGGACTACAAACTCGTCGACGTGCCCGAGCTCGGCTACTTCGGCACCGACAAGCCGTATCCGCGCGGCGAATTACTGCTCAAGACCACCACGATGATCGCCGGGTACTACCGCCGCCCCGACGTGACCGCCGAGGTTTTCGATGCCGACGGCTTCTGCCGCACCGGCGATGTGGTCGCCGAACTGGCACCGGACCGATTGGCCTATGTCGACCGCCGCAACAACGTCCTCAAGCTCTCGCAGGGCGAATTCGTGACGGTCTCGCGGCTGGAAGCGATCTTCGCGGGCGCCGACCTGGTACGCCAGATCTATGTGTACGGCAGCAGCGAACGGTCCTATCTGCTGGCCGTGGTGGTCCCCACGGAGGCCGCCCTCGCGGGACCCGCCGGCGAAGTGCGGGCCGCGCTGCGATCCTCACTGCACCGCGCGGCGGTGTCGGCCGAGCTCGAGCCGTACGAGATCCCGCGTGACTTCCTTGTCGAGACCGAGCCGTTCTCGACGGCGGACGGCACATTGTCCGGCGTCGGGAAACTGCTGCGCCCGAAGCTGAAGCAGCGTTACGGCGAGCGCCTCGAGCAGCTCTACACCGACCTCGCACGCGGGCAGGAAGACGAACTGGAGCGGTTGCGCCGCGACGCGCCCGGGCTGCCGGTGTACGAGACCGTCGCCCGTGCCGCGGGCGCGGTGCTCGGCGGCGATCCGGCGGATCTGCGGCCGGACGCGCGATTCGGTGATCTCGGTGGCGATTCGCTGGCGGCACTGTCGTATTCGACGCTGCTGCGGGAACTGCTCGCGGTGGACGTGCCGGTGAACGTGCTGCTCGGCCCGGACAGCGACCTCGCTCGCATCGCCGACTATGTGCGACGTGAACGCGAACCCGGCACGCACAGAACCGATCCCGACACGGTGCACGGGGCCGGCGCGACCGAGGTTCGCGCCGCGGATCTGACGCTCGAGAAGTTCTTGGATGTCACCACGGTGTCGCTGGTGCCCGCCACCGCACCCGCGCGCACGGTGCTGATCACCGGTGCCAACGGCTATCTCGGCCGGTTCCTGCTCCTGACCTGGCTCGAACGGCTCGCCCCGTGCGGCGGCAAGGTGATCTGCGTGGTTCGCGGCGGCGACCCGGACGCCGCCCGCGCGCGCCTCGACGCGGCGTTCGGCAGCGACAGCGAGCTCGAGACCCATTTCCAGCTCCTCGCGAAGGACACGCTGGAAGTGCTGCCCGGTGACATCGGGGAACCGAATCTCGGTCTGCCGCGGCCCACGTGGGACCGATTGGCCGCCGAGGTCGATCTGATCGTGCACTCCGCGGCACTGGTGAACCACATGCTCCCGTACGCACAGCTGTTCGGCCCGAACGTGGTCGGCACCGCCGAGATCATCCGGCTGGCGCTGACCACGACCCGAAAGCCGATCAGCTACCTGTCGACGGTGGCCGTCGCGGCGCAGGGGGAGTCCTTCGCCGAGAACGGTGACGTGCGGGCCATGAGCCCGGTCCGCCGGCTGGACGGCTCCTATGCCAACGGCTACGGCAACAGCAAGTGGGCGGGTGAGGTGCTGCTGCGTGAGGCGGCCGAGCGGTTCGGGCTGCCCGTCGCGGTGTTCCGGTCGGACATGATTTTGGCGCACACGCACTTCCGTGGGCAGCTCAATGTGCCCGACGTCTTCACGCGGCTCCTGCTGAGCGTGCTCGTCACCGGTCTCGCGCCGAAGTCGTTCTACCGCACCGATTCCGGCGGGCAACGACAGCGCGCTCACTACGACGGCCTGCCGGCGGACTTCGTCGCCACGGCCGTCACCGCCCTCGGGGCCGACGCGACGAGCGGATACCGCACCTACGACGTTCTGAACCCGCACGACGACGGCATCTCCCTCGACGTGTTCGTCGACTGGCTGATCGAGGCGGGCCACCACATCGATCGCATCGACAGCTACGACGACTGGTTCGCCCGCTTCGAAACGGCCTTGCGCGCCCTTCCCGAGCCTCAGCGCAAACACAGTCTGCTGCCGCTACTCGACGCTTATCGCAGACCCGGTCGTCCCTTGGCGGGCTCGGCGCTCCCGGCCGACGGGTTCCGGGCTGCCGTCCGCGCCGCACAGATCGGTCCCGACCACGATATCCCCCACCTACCGGCAGATCTCATCGCCAAATATGTTCGCGACCTGACCGGCCTCGGCCTGCTGGAGTAG
- a CDS encoding GDSL-type esterase/lipase family protein yields MNEDLRICFIGDSFVQGIGDPEYRGWVGRVLAASGPGITAFNLGIRRNTSTDVLRRCWREVEPRILPDTDNRLVISFGSNDAVVEDGNVRVDRAHCLDNLAELLAESRKRAIHPLVIGPPPVIDGGAEHLRRTVELADDMAELCGSREVPFIATTRQLAEDPIWTREAGAGDGAHPGSGGYQRLAELILDGGWHSWIAQPTA; encoded by the coding sequence ATGAACGAGGACCTGCGCATCTGCTTCATCGGCGACTCCTTCGTCCAAGGCATCGGTGACCCGGAGTACCGGGGCTGGGTCGGCCGGGTGCTCGCCGCGTCGGGACCCGGCATCACCGCCTTCAACCTCGGGATCCGGCGCAACACCTCCACGGACGTCCTGCGGCGGTGCTGGCGAGAGGTCGAGCCGCGCATCCTGCCCGACACCGACAATCGCCTGGTCATCTCGTTCGGCAGCAATGACGCGGTCGTCGAAGACGGCAACGTCCGCGTGGACCGGGCTCACTGTCTCGACAACCTCGCCGAGCTGCTGGCCGAGAGCCGGAAGCGCGCGATCCATCCGCTGGTGATCGGCCCACCCCCGGTGATCGACGGCGGCGCGGAGCACCTGCGGCGCACCGTGGAACTCGCCGACGACATGGCGGAACTGTGCGGCTCACGCGAAGTGCCGTTCATCGCCACCACCCGGCAGTTGGCCGAGGATCCGATCTGGACTCGCGAAGCCGGGGCGGGCGACGGCGCCCACCCCGGCAGCGGCGGCTACCAGCGCTTGGCCGAGCTGATCCTGGACGGTGGGTGGCACTCATGGATCGCCCAACCCACCGCGTGA
- a CDS encoding TetR family transcriptional regulator, translating to MRAAGQATRERILTAAKAEFAEFGVAGARINRIAAAAHASKDRLYAYFPGKNELYAAVTDRWTAETSSEAAMSADDLPAYAGRLFDHFVAHPDNARLQAWAELEPSGDIPLALRRTIDAKITELRRGQHEGLVTTEIPAPIMLRMLTDLARTSATHARTGSTDDGRLAAQRAAVVTAVARMIAPS from the coding sequence ATGCGGGCGGCAGGTCAGGCAACCAGGGAGCGAATACTCACCGCGGCGAAAGCGGAGTTCGCCGAATTCGGCGTCGCCGGCGCCCGCATCAACCGCATCGCGGCCGCCGCGCACGCCAGCAAGGACCGGCTCTACGCCTACTTTCCCGGCAAGAACGAGCTGTACGCGGCCGTGACCGACCGCTGGACCGCCGAGACCAGCAGCGAAGCCGCCATGTCCGCCGACGACCTACCCGCCTATGCCGGCCGCTTGTTCGATCACTTCGTGGCACACCCCGACAACGCCCGCCTGCAAGCCTGGGCCGAGCTCGAACCCTCCGGCGATATTCCACTGGCCCTGCGCCGCACCATCGACGCGAAGATCACCGAGCTGCGCCGGGGTCAGCACGAAGGCCTCGTCACCACCGAGATCCCCGCCCCGATCATGCTGCGCATGCTGACCGACCTGGCCCGCACCTCGGCCACCCATGCGCGGACGGGGTCCACCGACGATGGTCGCCTGGCGGCACAGCGCGCGGCGGTGGTGACGGCCGTGGCGCGAATGATCGCCCCGAGCTAG
- a CDS encoding DUF4334 domain-containing protein, with translation MSAEKTRWQQLREQADGVTTAELDQLWTRLRPARAEDILGEWRGDAFQTGHPLCRALPASRWYGKNFHALDDAKPLICRAEDGTLFSNVELGQGEATLWNIEFRGEVTATMVYDGRAVFDHFKWLDDNTLMGIMNGRPELVLARGEYFYFLLERVS, from the coding sequence ATGAGCGCGGAGAAGACACGGTGGCAGCAGCTCAGGGAGCAGGCGGACGGTGTGACGACCGCCGAGCTGGACCAGCTGTGGACCCGGCTACGTCCGGCTCGTGCGGAGGACATCCTCGGCGAATGGCGCGGTGACGCCTTTCAGACCGGTCACCCGCTGTGCCGCGCACTGCCCGCGAGCCGCTGGTACGGAAAGAACTTTCACGCCCTCGACGACGCGAAGCCGCTGATCTGCCGGGCTGAGGACGGCACCCTGTTCTCCAATGTCGAACTGGGGCAGGGCGAGGCGACGCTGTGGAACATCGAGTTCCGCGGTGAGGTCACCGCGACCATGGTCTACGACGGTCGCGCGGTGTTCGACCACTTCAAGTGGCTCGACGACAACACGTTGATGGGCATCATGAACGGGCGGCCGGAACTGGTCCTCGCCCGCGGCGAATACTTCTACTTCCTGCTGGAACGGGTCTCCTGA
- a CDS encoding NAD(P)-dependent alcohol dehydrogenase has translation MHTTAVLSRDPSAAFSIEPIEVDEPRAGEILVRIVAAGICHTDLVSRRAGAADRPILLGHEGAGVVAAVGPDVRAVQPGDHVVLTFRHCGTCRNCGAGRPAYCHRATALNQFGRRAHDTPRALVDGSPILDGFFGQSSFAGYALTTEDNTIVVDPAIDLAVAAPFGCGFQTGAGAVLNALRPESGAWVAVYGAGAVGMAGLLAARTVPEVRVVVVETSAARRELALELGADAALDPADGPTAARIRELTEGGATHALDTTGVAAVLGDAVAALGVGATVVAVGLGRGTPPIDVGDLVLHGKVIRGCLEGDSVPSAFIPHLLDLHAAGLFPVERLIARYPHDEVGAALADQRAGTVVKPVLTW, from the coding sequence ATGCACACCACGGCGGTGCTCTCGCGCGATCCGTCCGCGGCGTTCTCGATCGAGCCGATCGAGGTCGATGAGCCGCGCGCGGGCGAGATCCTGGTGCGGATCGTCGCTGCCGGTATCTGCCACACCGATCTGGTGTCCCGTCGCGCGGGCGCCGCGGATCGGCCGATCCTGCTCGGCCACGAGGGCGCGGGTGTCGTCGCGGCGGTCGGGCCCGATGTGCGCGCGGTGCAGCCGGGCGATCACGTCGTGCTGACTTTCCGGCACTGCGGTACCTGCCGCAACTGCGGGGCCGGTCGGCCTGCGTACTGCCACCGGGCCACCGCGCTCAACCAGTTCGGGCGACGCGCGCACGATACGCCTCGGGCCCTGGTCGACGGGTCCCCGATTCTCGACGGATTCTTCGGGCAGTCGAGTTTCGCCGGTTACGCGCTGACCACCGAGGACAACACGATCGTGGTCGACCCGGCGATCGACCTGGCGGTGGCGGCGCCGTTCGGCTGTGGATTCCAGACCGGTGCGGGCGCGGTGCTCAACGCACTGCGGCCGGAATCGGGTGCGTGGGTCGCTGTGTACGGGGCGGGGGCGGTCGGGATGGCGGGTCTGCTCGCTGCCCGGACGGTGCCCGAGGTCCGCGTGGTCGTCGTCGAAACCTCGGCCGCGCGGCGGGAACTGGCCCTGGAGCTGGGCGCGGACGCCGCGCTGGATCCCGCTGACGGGCCGACGGCGGCACGCATCCGCGAACTCACCGAGGGCGGCGCGACGCATGCGCTCGACACGACCGGCGTCGCCGCTGTGCTCGGCGATGCTGTCGCCGCGCTCGGGGTGGGGGCGACGGTGGTGGCCGTGGGGCTGGGTCGTGGCACGCCGCCGATCGATGTCGGTGATCTCGTGTTGCACGGCAAGGTGATTCGCGGCTGTCTCGAAGGTGACAGTGTGCCGAGTGCCTTCATTCCGCATCTGCTCGATCTGCACGCGGCTGGTCTTTTCCCGGTCGAGCGTCTCATCGCCCGGTACCCGCACGACGAGGTCGGCGCCGCGCTGGCCGATCAGCGTGCGGGCACCGTCGTCAAGCCGGTGCTCACATGGTGA
- a CDS encoding TetR/AcrR family transcriptional regulator: MTLVYNDLDTDESIETTARTQRRLAVLNAARAVFVAHGYHGASMDDIGVRAGMSKPVLYTHYASKLDLYLAVLQGYLDRMVDGIRDALADANGQEDKVRRAVLAYFDFVDEDAGGHTLVFESPVPSEPCVRWRVRNAMGECAVLVSAELRAAGMDDVRAYACAFGVVGASHLAARQWLDAGCPIPKGDAVDTVVALCWNGLSGVETTGD, from the coding sequence ATGACACTTGTCTACAACGACCTCGACACCGACGAGAGCATCGAGACGACCGCCCGTACGCAGCGTCGGCTCGCGGTGCTCAATGCCGCGCGTGCGGTTTTCGTCGCGCACGGGTATCACGGTGCGAGCATGGACGACATCGGTGTCCGGGCCGGGATGAGCAAGCCGGTGCTGTACACGCACTACGCGAGCAAGCTCGATCTGTATCTCGCGGTGTTGCAGGGTTATCTGGACCGGATGGTCGACGGTATCCGCGATGCGCTGGCCGACGCGAACGGTCAAGAGGACAAGGTGCGTCGCGCGGTGCTGGCCTATTTCGACTTCGTGGACGAGGACGCCGGCGGGCACACGTTGGTCTTCGAGTCGCCGGTGCCGAGTGAGCCGTGTGTGCGGTGGCGGGTGCGCAATGCGATGGGTGAGTGCGCGGTGCTGGTCAGCGCTGAGCTGCGGGCGGCGGGGATGGACGATGTGCGCGCTTACGCGTGCGCGTTCGGGGTGGTCGGTGCCAGCCACCTCGCGGCGCGGCAGTGGCTGGACGCGGGTTGCCCGATTCCGAAGGGTGATGCGGTGGACACCGTTGTCGCGCTGTGCTGGAACGGGTTGTCCGGGGTCGAGACCACAGGCGACTAG